In the Lytechinus variegatus isolate NC3 chromosome 17, Lvar_3.0, whole genome shotgun sequence genome, cacaaaaaacaaaatttagggcaaatttcatacgtttatttgcataattaattaaaaatataaagaattagttttaaaaaaatttaccaTACAGTCTGGTAGTTTACATTCGGCTATAGGCGCGTGCAAATTTTCGCGGCGATCGCGTGATCAGCGGCCGAGatctggggggggggatctAATTGGCATactggtctgaaatagcccagtgAAGATAGGGTTAAAGTCAATCTTAAATTTAtactaacagctttatgaacctCCCACCAGGGGCACGTTACATATATAATCGCACTTGACCATATAGTTGATATGTTTGGTTGACCAATTTAATCAAGTGTAAAATAAGCCCCATTTGGTGCTGCATTAGACAGTACCAATATTTAGCTTTCACAAATGACTTTTGATAACCATTCATTGACTCTCATTGATTGATTATTTGGTGTGTGAAGCGATTTAAACGACAATTATTAAGCATTTCTAATTCGTCTCTTcaatcttaaagataaattccagtttggtaacaatctcaaaatgacttttgacagcaTCTGacataatgaccacccaagtgtctgtttgtatgaataaaaaatatgtgccaaaagattctggaagaaattgtgtaattgctgagaaataagcaaaataagcgcagattcggtcactaccgtctggtctttattccagcaatattaatacaccgTCTAATACAccgtcccacgtgtgcctatctgtgttggcgatcttcagtgtgaacatttttcagcatagatttcaagatttcacaaagtttagtttatgtaactataccagatctagatcctcgatcatattgtgacaattaagcctggttttacagactttctcatgatatcagtgttaactgcaactactggcatttctctttaatcagGAATCGAGTATGGATCAGCAACCCACAGTTTATGAAGAAAACACATACATCAAGGTGTCTGGTAATGTCAGGGCATTTGGTGGAAAACGAAGCATCGGTCCTTTCAGAATTGCACCCATCACAGATCTCAACCAAATCACGATGCACATGGCGGAGGTTGTACAAGCGCATATGTTGCTCAGCAAATTGGCAAACGCAGTGAGTATTATATGCCcttgatttgataaaaatgagATGAAAGTCTTGATTCATAAAATACCGCCGTCTTGTTGGTCCGATGCTATCCACAgccaataattattattatatccaaCAGATAAGCTTTTACTTGATTCAATTGGCCCAATATATTCTCTGTTTTCCCGAATTTCCCCCCATTTTGGGTTTGTACAAACATTACTCTTTATAGTATCCACTCTTGTGTGTACTTTTAAGATAATAGTTTCATATGTTTGCAGaaaatttccttttcatttgataacatttttgaAGTCCCTTCACCATAAACAGGAGAAGGAACTTCTAATCATAGAAAAACATGTTAGAATATCATCTTGCCTTGATGAGATTTGAAACCAGGGGCCTTGTTCTCACGACCAGTGCTCTATTAACAGGGCCCTGGGATCAAATCCTGGTTGGGGCAAGGTAATTTTCTCAcattattgtctcacctgcatagcagagtgagactataggcgccgcttttccgacggcggcggcagtggcggcggcggcgtcaacatcaaatcttaacctgaggttaagtttttgaaatgacatcataacttagaaagtatatggacctagttcatgaaacttggccataaggttaatcaagtattgctgaacatcctattagagtttcatgtcacatgaccaaggtcaaaggtcatttagggtcaatgaacttagaccatgttggaggaatcaacatcgaaatcttaacctgaggttaagtttttgaaatgtcatcataacttagaaaatatatggacctagttcatgaaacttggacataaggttaatcaagtatcactgaacatcctgcatgagtttcacgtcacatgaccaaggtcaaaggtcatttagggtcattgaactttggcagaattggggatatctgttgaattcccatcataactttgaaagtttatggatctgattcatgaaacttggacataatagtaaccaagcatcactgaacattttgtgcaagtttcaggtctcatgattaaggtcaaaggtcatttagggtcaatgaactttggccgaatcgggggtatctgttgaataaccatcataactttgaaagtttattgatctagttcattaaacttggacattaaagtaatcaagtatcactgaacatcctgtgcgcgtttcaggtcacatgaccaaggtcaaaggtcaatgaactttggccgaattgggttatctgttgaattaccatcataactttgaaagtttatggatctgattcatgaaacttgtacataagagtaatcaagtatcactgaacatcctgtgcgagtttcaggtcacatgatcagggtcaaaggtcatgtaaggtcaatgaactttggccatgttggcttttttgttgaataaccatcatatctctgtaagtttattggtctagttcataaaaagtggacataagagtaaccatgtatcactaaacatcttgtgcgagttagagtagttttcaaagtcagcactgctgctatattgaactgcgtgatgcaggtgagacggccagaggcattccacttgtttttgtaTTATCAATCCTCCATTTAATGCTTTTAgtaaaaaaatctatatattgTCAATAATGCTAttagtattaatattttttatcaatgtaGCAAAATGGAAACATCAGCGGGGGAAGCATGATGAACCAGAACCACTACAGAACACCGGTGAAAGGAGGGATGATGGGAGGGGATATGATGGGAGGAGGAATGATGGCACCTAATAATGGTCTCAATAATGTACAAACACAGGTATGTAGAGATGATTGTGGAGGtaggtggtgatggtgatgatgatgaggatgatgatgatggtgatgatggtggtggtggtggtgatgatgatgatggtggtggtggtggtgatgatgatgatggtggtggtggtggtgatgatgatgattgtggtggtggtggtggtgatggtggtggtggtggtgatgatgatgattgtggtggtggtggtggtgatggtgatggtggtggtgatgatggtggtggtggtagtggtgatgatgatgatggtggtggtgatgatgatgatggtggtggtggtggtgatgatgatgattgtggtggtggtggtggtggtgatggtggtgttgatgttgatggtggtggcggtgttggtggtggtgatgattatgattaggatgatgatgatgatggtggtggtggtgatggtggtggtgatgatgatggtggtggtggtggtgttggtgttggtggtggttgtgatggtgatggtggtggtgatgatgatggttgtgatggtgatggtggtggtgatgatggtggtgttgctGGTGGTGGttttgatggtgatggtggtggtgatggtgaaggtggtgatgatggcgatgagtgtgatgatgttgatggtagtggtggtctTATGACAACTTTCTTGTTAAAGATGGAAATTGCGATTATATTAGGTACTTTTAAATGGAGAtcataaaattgataaattagTACACTATTCATGTAAATATCTGAAATGTCAATTTGATTGGAACCATGCTTACATACAGCGTTCATGTGTGTGTTTGCTTATATCCTTACAGATTCACCAGTTGATAACGAGTTGTCATGACGAAGAAGGGATCAGTATGGATTATCTTTCCACGCAGCTCAAAGGAATATCAAGAGATTCTATCAggtaaaaactttgaaataactCGATATGATAATAATCACTGGATTTATATAGCTCTTTTCAAGAGCATACCAAGAGCAACTAGTATTACCCAGGCTCTAGCTTGGACCTTCAGCGAATGTGTGTAAATTTTACATTTCTCCTCCTTTTCATCAATTACCACAAGTACCACGCTATAGCACCATACTTTGGAGAAGAAAGAATTTACATTCTTTTGACAACTTAATACGAAAATGTCTTtagaagaatgaatgaatgtatgaattacAATTTACACTATTTTCCCCTATTATTTCCAGGAAAGCTGTTGAATTTCTGAGCAGCGAGGGACACATCTATTCCACCATTGACGACGATCATTTCAAGTCAACAGAGAGCTGAACTCCTTCCTATTCCTGACCCCACCCCACACATTCCCCACCCCTTCCCCACCCTTTACTCACCCATCACCTACCCCTTCTAAACCCTTTCAACCCAAAATGGAGATGTAACACTGGAGGGTTGAAGCCACTGTACAGTAACGTGCGTATGACAAGCCATCTTTCCATctggatatcaagaattaaacTTTTTTGTATAGAGAAGTAGGATTGAGTATTAAAACGGCTTGCCATACAAAGTCGGTGTATGCTGGCTAGAACGTGCAGGGTTCTATAACACAAAGGCTATTAactaatcgtacgcttgatttttacgataaattgtacattgtagtcaatgcaatcaatcgtgaacAAGGTGTTCTATGAtgattgctaatctttgtgttactgCCCCATAACCATTTACAAAGCTCTGCCATCAAGATATAGTTTGTTCTTCCTTCGTTGACTCCCAGGTTCTGTAATTCCTGTAGGCTTTGTACATGGAACACTTAGTTCCAGTAGGAAATGGGTTAACCTGACATCTAAATTCTGTAATTCCTATAGACTTTGTACATGGAACACCCGGGGCcgtttcgtaaagctgttcgtaagttaagagcgaccgTTGATCaattcttacgcgctaaaccttCGCGAAAGCATACACCATTgaccacaagaaaggataaccagtcgttcttaaagtcgctcttaactccgaacagctttatgaaacacccacctgggtcCAGTGGGAAATGGGTTAACCTGATGATTTCTAAATTCCATAATTCCTATAGACTTTGTACCAGGATCACCTGGTTCCAATAGGCAATGGGTTATTCTGTTAAATACTCAGTTCTGTAAATGTAGTTCACTTTGGCTATGTACTGGAACCAACTGGTTCAAGTACAG is a window encoding:
- the LOC121430859 gene encoding replication protein A 32 kDa subunit-B-like produces the protein MFNNQGGFDGYGNDHGGMGGGGFNSPGGFNSPGGFNSPGVGTSQTKAKRAQKIIPCNIAQIMQATQNENDFKIGDVEIHQVCIVAVIRKAEMSATNIVYEVDDMSGPIMEIRQWIDSDESSMDQQPTVYEENTYIKVSGNVRAFGGKRSIGPFRIAPITDLNQITMHMAEVVQAHMLLSKLANAQNGNISGGSMMNQNHYRTPVKGGMMGGDMMGGGMMAPNNGLNNVQTQIHQLITSCHDEEGISMDYLSTQLKGISRDSIRKAVEFLSSEGHIYSTIDDDHFKSTES